From the genome of Methanothrix soehngenii GP6:
ACCGCTATTGATCCGGAGAGCTTCTCATTCAGGGCAAATACACCGGCTGAGGTGCGGGTGATCCCCCTGGATGCCGCCAGCTCGTCTCCCTTATCGATGAACGCCTCTATGGGGCTGGTATGGCCTTTCTTTAGCACCCCCGCCTGGACCATCTTGATATCCACGTAGATGGGAGCGCCTCGTTCCAGGGCCTTAAGGCCTGCCTGAAAAGGGTCATTCTGAAATCTCATGATATCGGCTGTGCTTGGGTCGCCGGTGGCAATGACGCATCTCTGGGTGATCCTGTCCTCCAGGCTCCGGTCCCCGATCATGCTGGATATGAGCTCCCGGCTTTTTCTGCTGATCTTTATCGCCTCAGGTGTGCTGGCCCCAATATCGGTATAGTTCTCTATCATATCAATCAGCTCTAGTAGCTGTATTTGGTATCATATCCCCTTCGGGCTATGATCCTGCCCTCTCTTATCTCCGCCTTCGGGCAGGATACCAGAAGGGTGAACCGGAAGCCTGATGGCTTTGTCTCCATCAGCTCTTCTGCCTTCATTATGATCATCTCTTCTCCCTTCCGGGCCACGTCCCTGGCCAGGGCCACCGCTCTCTCCGGTTCCAGCTCCTGGAGGAAGGCCTGCACCTCATGCCCTTTCACATTATAGATCACAACGCCGAAGCCTGCTGCTGCCAGCAGGGATGGCGCTTCTGGATTATCCAGCTGGGAGAGAAGGGCGAAGTCCCCGGAGAGGGGAGCTCCTGCCCTTGCGGCAACTGACGAGAAGGCGCTCACTCCAGGAGATATGTGAACGGGAAGCCGATTTCTGGCCAGGTCCATGATCCGCCAGCCCGCGGAAAAGATGCTCGGGTCGCCGCCGGTGAGGATGCTCGCCTTCTTTCCCGAGCGGGCGAGCTGTTCTGCCTCCTGGAAGCGGGCGTATGATCTCTCCGGGCAGGGACCCGCATGAGCGACCTTCTCCCCTGGATAGTCCCCGATCAGGTTCAGGTAACGCTCTGCTCCCAGAATTTTTTCAGATGAGCTGAGGATGGTCCGGGCCTCTGCGGTGAGGTTTGCCTGACCTCCCGGGCCGGTGCCCACCAGGTTCACCTCTGCCTCTCGAGCAACATCCCCCCTGTAAGTGCCCCTGCCCGGGAGGATGAGAAGCGTGGTCATATCGATCTCCTCTCTCAGGGAAACGCTATCCATGAGGGCAGCGGCTGTGGTCCAAAAGAGCCTTTCTCCCTCTCTTCCCACCTCTTTTGCCACCAGAACATCTCTTTTCTCATAGATATTCAGGGCGCGCAATAGCTGCCAGTCTCTTTTCCGGCTTCTGGGATTGTAGAGGGCGACGGGCATTCCAAAATCCGCTGCCTGTCGCAATCGGCCCTCGATATCCTGCCAAGGGGTGAGAAGGTCGCTGAGGCTTATCACCGCCACGCATTCTCGGAAGAGAAGGCCGGCCCGGCAAGCTGCAGCGGTAAATGATGTGACCCCAGGAATAACCTCCACCTCAGCTGGATGCTCTGCCATCTCCAGGCCCAGGCCTGCCATGCCGTAGACGTTAGCGTCTCCCGAGCTCACCAGGGCCACAGGTCCCCGGCTGAGCAGATCCAAAGCCGCTCGGACCCTGTCTGTCTCCTTTCCCATGCCGCTGGAGTAGACCTCCTTTCCCGGCAAGAGGTCTTCTATGAGCTTCAGATAGGGCCGGTAGCCGACCACATAATCAGCTCCTTTTATGGCATCCACTGCCGCTAGGGTGCGGAGGGAGGCATCACCCGGCCCGATGCCAACGATTGAGAGCCTGTTAGCGCAATGACGGTCTATTGATCGGCT
Proteins encoded in this window:
- a CDS encoding precorrin-8X methylmutase gives rise to the protein MIENYTDIGASTPEAIKISRKSRELISSMIGDRSLEDRITQRCVIATGDPSTADIMRFQNDPFQAGLKALERGAPIYVDIKMVQAGVLKKGHTSPIEAFIDKGDELAASRGITRTSAGVFALNEKLSGSIAVIGNAPSALLTLCELMESGRVQPDLVIGVPVGFVNALESKERLREIPVPSISTAGTRGGTPIAVAAINEIINTYARERP
- a CDS encoding SAM-dependent methyltransferase; translated protein: MNDSALSRSIDRHCANRLSIVGIGPGDASLRTLAAVDAIKGADYVVGYRPYLKLIEDLLPGKEVYSSGMGKETDRVRAALDLLSRGPVALVSSGDANVYGMAGLGLEMAEHPAEVEVIPGVTSFTAAACRAGLLFRECVAVISLSDLLTPWQDIEGRLRQAADFGMPVALYNPRSRKRDWQLLRALNIYEKRDVLVAKEVGREGERLFWTTAAALMDSVSLREEIDMTTLLILPGRGTYRGDVAREAEVNLVGTGPGGQANLTAEARTILSSSEKILGAERYLNLIGDYPGEKVAHAGPCPERSYARFQEAEQLARSGKKASILTGGDPSIFSAGWRIMDLARNRLPVHISPGVSAFSSVAARAGAPLSGDFALLSQLDNPEAPSLLAAAGFGVVIYNVKGHEVQAFLQELEPERAVALARDVARKGEEMIIMKAEELMETKPSGFRFTLLVSCPKAEIREGRIIARRGYDTKYSY